The Lolium rigidum isolate FL_2022 chromosome 2, APGP_CSIRO_Lrig_0.1, whole genome shotgun sequence genomic interval TAACATAGTTTTACACACAAGTTCCATCACCTTCACTCTCACCACTAAAATCTGCCTACATGAGTCATCGTTAGTGTTGGGCAGTCTGCAACCCTCTAGATGCAGATGGTCCATCAGAGCTGTCAAGCTCGAAGAATGCCTGATGATAACAGTATTTATTCATCAACAGAGTACACAAAGATAGTCAACCAGCAGCTTTGTGAGTATTATAGGCGGAGTGGGAAAGTTGTTGAACATGGTGTCCACCATTTTAACTTACGAGGCTTGGAAGATTTCTGAATTTAGGCGACAATGCTTTTAAGACGGAACTCCAAAGATGAATATCTCTAGGTATGCTTGTAAATCCTCTAAAAAAAATCTGTATGCTTGTAAAACCCCTAAGGTCTTGTTTGGTAGtagtgttttagtggggattagtgagGATAATACTCTAGAATATTGGGTGAATCTCTGCTGTCACCTAATCCCCACAAAATCACATCCCCAATCCATTAGGTAGGggttggggattgaaaaaatttcACTAAAATTGGGGGAAAAGTGGGGATAAATGAGGgttaaactcgctcatactctagcaccaaacatgtattggggataagtggggatttgaagtttggagcggattatccccgctaatcctcactaaaactctagtaccaaacaagccctaaaactctagtaccaaacaagccctaaaaATGGTATGCCTGCAAGACCTCTAAACCAAGCAGCAATGAACTTCCGAAGCAATCTGCAACCCAATTTCTCTAATACGAGGTTGGGAAAAAAGCAAGATGCATTATATCTGCTAGTTGTCaaactatttcaaaaaaaaatgaacacCCAACTTAAAAGCACTTCACAACATCAGCCAATAGAGTCATTACTACTTGGCATTCTAAACAGTCTTCGGAAGATGTATATGATGCCTCATCAGCAAAAAGATTCACCAAAACAAGTGTAGCGAGTGCCATTTACAACTTCTGTTAGTTGATTCCAACTCACAAACAAGATGATGCAATTATCTAGCCCTATCTATTTCTCTAGCCCTATCTCACTTCTCGTACTGCCCAAAGTACCTGCCTGAGATGGACATGAGTATGTTCAGCATTACAACTTCATCATCCATATCTGTCTTGGCCGCGAGGATGGTTGCGCACTTGCGCAAAAGCGACCTCAGCGAGGCACATGTCTCTGCGTCCAAGGGTGGCTGAACAGTAACACATAGTGCAAACAGCCACAGGCAGTCATTCCTTGATAGTGTATCAAAGCTTTGGATCATATCAGTGTAGTTTCGCAGTGTTGTAGCCCTTGAAACTGCGTCCATGTTGCGAATCATCGTCAGCGTCGGGTTAATCTGCATCTCGGGGCTGCTACCAGGTTTTAAAGAGTTCTTTGGCGCTCCCGATACAGATGGTTCGTCAGAGCTGTCAAGCTCTGAGAAAGTCTGCAAAGAAGAGTATACATACGTCATTACAGCAGACGTGATTGTCAACAGGCAGCTAATGGCAAAAGAGTATATCACAAAAAGTTACTCTAATTACACTGACTTCAAGCTAAAGTCATCCAAAAGACGCTCAACACACTGTTGTGCGTGCAAAAGGTAATGCAGCAAGGTAGTTGAACATGCTGTTCTCCATTTTTAACTTGCAAGGCATGGAAGAATTCTGAATTTAGAAATGTTAACAGGTGACGTGCTTCTAATGTCAACACCAAGATGACTATCTCAACTTCAGGTTTATCAACTAATTATGCAAATGGCAGTAGTTACACTGCATGCTAAAACATCGCTGCGAAGGATTTTGCTACCAACCATCTAACACCCCCATAATTCTACGGGTAGTTAGCATAGTAGAAGGGTATCCATTTAGATCTGAAATGTTTGGGGCATGTGCCATTAAGATTTGAGTGCGTACAAAAATAAATATTCCAAGTTGTTCATGCATCAAATTAGCTAAGTAAATACAATTATATTATTTTACTTCAAATAGCAGTGAAGAGACACACAGAGTGTTGCCATCATGTCGATAAATACAAAGATGAACAAAGTTATTATGTGGTTAGGCATGCTGGTAGGTTTAAATGGCATAGCTTACCAGCCTTGTCTCTGAAAAATATGTAATAAACGAGTCCTCCCACTCCTTTGATGCACACAAATCAGATGAACACTTCGGTATGTCAGGAATTTCCGGCAtataaggtgtttgctcctttctAGCTGCACCCAAATCTATCTTGGCCACCTTCACTCTAGGAATTTGGTTAGCTTCCCACCTGTAAAACATATTCAATAGGATAATCATTAAAGCAATAATGGTTTTGCATCAAAAAGACAGATGGCTAAATGTTTACCAACAgaagaataacattcaatttttatgGTAGCAGCAATCCCAGCCAGGCAAATATTTTGCAAGAGGAAATCTTAAAAAATAGAGTTTCATTCCGAAAGGCAATGAAAAAAGCCATGGCATTAACTAAAAAAGCAGATATAAAGGGAGTCAAAGTAAAAAATAGCGGGTTGTCTCGGAGGAAAAGAAATTGCACGTGCCGAATGCATCCAAAAGGGATGATAGCTCCCACATCTAATTTTCTCTATTTGGCAGAGGAAGCAGTTTTCTATTATGTGTAGGCTCTATAGATACTCTGAGATATGCAGATACAACATTATGCAATAGAACTGGATCAGCAGAACAGAAGTATTGCAAGAACAAAAGCAAATATGATGAGATGGCATCTAAATAATATCACAACATATAGTTGAGATATTGGATACAGGTGAGTCATTTGAGAGTGAAAGGATCGCAAAATTCATGGCCTGAGGAAAGGAGAACTGAAATGGGAACCTGCCGATTTTTTCCCTATGTGCTATTATATTGCTCAAGCACCGAATGTAAGCATTTACATATTGATCTGGTGACTAACATTACAAAGTTTGCACTTCAAACGTCTCAGCTTTGAGTATTACTATAACAACTCACAGAATATGGATAGCCATAAAATATATATGCAAAACCACTGCGTTCATAAACACTAACTTCAAAGCAATAGTTTGGCTGCATAGGCACAGTTGTCACTTTTTGTAAGACGCCCCTTTGTTATCAATGTTATTTACATGGTTCATACATCTACGCAGTCAGTGAAAATAAAATACTACAGAGGTACTATGCATAATATATCCTTCTATTTTCTTAAGCCTAGGTTGTTTCTGCTCAAGCTTCAGTGAGAAGAGCTGCTAAAAAGTCAATAGCAACGAAATAAAATCCTTAGTGGCAAAATAGACTAAGAAATGAGGAAAAACATATGTGTTACAATTGCAGTGTTCACTAGTTTCAGGCAATAGTGAATTTTGGTACAAGAGGTGCAGAAACCCAGCCAGGACTGCAACTTCTTCTTATGACTTAGATTACAAAGATTTTCACAGTAGTTCCGGGTCAAGACTACAGTTCATGAGAGCTAGAGCTTCCACGGAACAAGTAAACTTTATCCAACAGAATTCCTATACAGACGATGATAATGATTTTGATTCTTGCAGCAGATATTTAAATAGTACCAAAAGAAAGCAAATCTATTCAGTGACCACCAAAATTCCGAGACAAAACCATGAAAGCACATCAAGGAGACGCCTGCATTTACGAATAACCTATTCAAAGGTGAAATCCGGCAATTATATGCTTCAAACAGTTATCACCGACTCACTCGGTATAAACATTCACTACATAATGACAACATGAAATGCGCATACACGCACAGTTTGGGGACCTTGCAGACCCAATCAATCAACCCAGAACAATAAGAAAAGCATACCTGACACGCCGGAGATACTCGAAGCCATCTAGCGGCTCTCCGGACTCGAAATCAGGCTCCCCATCAACCGCAAACGCAGGCTTCAGAATGCCGTCATAATCATCATCACTGTCATCTTCATCGCACTCCACACCTTCACACTGATCGAACGGCTCCCCAATCGCCCGATGAGCCCCCGAATCCCCATTCCTCCACGCTCCCGCCTCTGTCGCCTCTACAACGTCATAAGAAAAACAAATGTACCAATCACTAACTGCACAACTAAACCTAGATAGAAAGCTGGAGGGCCGACcggccaggaggaggagagcCGTACCGGAGAACTGCGGCGCCGCAGCCTTCCTCCCGCCCCCGGacgccctcctccccctcctattCACCGGCTCGTCGGAGGCGAGGAGCGCTTCGTAATCCCCGGAGAAGCccgcggcggcgagggcggcgagcgCCTCGCCCCACCGCAGCGCCTGCGCCTCCGGTGACGGCGCGCCTCTGAGCGCCTCGAGCTCGCCCCTTGTGTACCTCATCATCCCGGCGGCCAGCACCTCCATGGCGGCGGCAAGCTGAGCACGAAgggtttgagtttttttttttctctctcgacCGTCTGGGCTAGTACTTGGAGAAACTGAAGTGGCGTCACCTGTGGGCCACTTGGGCCTGAAGTCGAGTTGGGCCTTTCCGCAGCTCAAAGAAACGTTGGGCCTTGCCGACGAAGCCCAGTGATTCGAGCGGTGGGCTGTATAAAACGCGCGAGCGGTGACGCGGCGGGCACAGAGCCGCAGACAGAGCCAGTGACCAAACAAGCGTTCGCACCAACTACCCGGAGCCTGACGGAGCGAGATCACCCGCCGCCGGCGAGACCCGCCAGGGGAGATGGCCGGAGACGAGGGGTGGAAGAGGAGCGGCATCGAGGTGAGCACCCTGCAGTTCGGCTACGACGGGCAGGCGCCGCTCTTCGCGCGCTTCAACCTCCGCGTCGCCCCCGGCTCGCGCTGCCTCCTCGTCGGCGCCAATGGATCCGGTAACGCCTGACCCTAGCTAGCGCCTAGAAGAACCACGATGCTTTCCTAGTTGCTGCGTGTATGCGGTGATTGTATGGTTCGGGCGGGTTCTTTTGGTGGGATATGTAGTACGACGCCGGTGACCTTGTGGGTTGGCTGCCTGTCAAATGGTTCAGGTACAGATGCTTAGGTGCTTGATTTTGGACTGGATGATACGATAGGTGCTTCTTTCATCTTAATTGGTTTACAATTGGGCTAAGAAATATAAATGTTTTGCAATTGTATGTTTTTATCGAAGTAATTTGCATGTAATGTGCTCTTCGGTTTAAATGGTCTCTGTTTTGAGGGGGTGGTGCTGCAGTTAAAATGTTGGGATTCCGATGGGAGCTCATGTACGAAATGTGCTTTACACTTCTTCTTTCGTTAGAGCTGATGTATGGCATGAACAGAATTGTGTGCGCAACGTAGCTAATTATACTAGGTGATTAAAAAGCAGCACCAAAATGCAGTGCACTGGAATGAATGATTGGCTTGGGAATACTTTTTTTTGCATGTTAAAAACTACGGAATTTGAATTGGCGGTTGTTTTTTCGTCATATTGAACGTATGTGTTCGATCAGGGTCTGGGCATCTCCTGCCTTTATCATATAGATTGAAGGAGGTAGAAGTTGTGGGATCCAGTGCCTTGTTTCCTATATGTTATAATTGTGGGCTTTTTGCCAAGGATTTTGTCAGCATCGGTTTTAAGCACTTGTACTGTTAtgtcatgtgtgccatattttTATTGGAGATTACTATCTCTGGAGTTTGTCAAAATAACTGTGTTGTACCAGTAGATCGCTATGCCAAATTCCAAAAAGGGGTGCTGCCATAACAGAAGAAATTATCATCCATTTTAGATTAATCTCTGTGAATGCGTGTAGTTGTTGCGTGTATGCGGTGATCGTTTGGTTTGGGCGAGTTCTTTTTGGTTGGATATGTAGCACGACGCCGGTGGCCTTGTGGGTTGGCTGTCTGTCAAATGGTTCAGGTACAGATGCTTAGGGGTTTGATTTTGGACTCGGGTGATATGATAGGTGCTTCTTTAATCTTAATTGGTTTATAAATGGTCTAAGAAATATAAATATCTTGCAATTGTATGTTTTTATCGAAGTAATTTGCATGTAATATGCTCTTCGGTTTAAATGGTCTCTGTTTTGAGGGGATGGGGTGCTGCAACTAAAATGTTGGGATTCCGATGGGGGGTGATATATGATATGAACAGAATTGTGTGCGCGACGTAGCTAATTATACTAGGTGATTAAAAAGCAGCACCAAAATGAAGTGCACTGGAATGAATGATTGGCTTGGAAATACTTTTTTTGCATGTTACAAACTATCGGATTCGCCTTGGTGACTGTTTTTTCGTCATATTGAACGTATGTGTTCCATCAGGGTCTGGGCATCTCCTGCCTTCATCATATAGATTGAAGGAGGTAGAGTTGTGGGATCTGGTGCCTTGTTTCCTATGTGTTATAGTTGTGGGGTTTTTGCCAAGGATTTTGTCAGCATCCGTGTTAGGCACTTGTACTGTTAtgtcatgtgtgccatattttTATTGGAGATTACCATCTCTGGAGTTTGTCAAAATATCCGTGTTGTACCAGTAGATCGCTATGCCAAATTCCAAAAAGGGGTGCTGCCATAACAGAAGAAATTATTATTCCATTTTAGATTAATCTCTGTGAATGCGTGTACATTAGTACATTGTTGCTGATACATGTTATGTTCTCATTTTGGATGAGCAGTGCCTTGTACACCAATTTATGTGCCAGTTTATGTCGAACTGCAGGCAAGACCACTCTCTTGAAGATCCTTGCAGGGAAACATATGGTTGGAGGACGGGATGTTGTCCGTGTTCTTAATGGTTCTGCTTTTCATGACACACAGTTCGTGTGCAGCGGCGATCTTTCCTACCTGGGTGGTTCTTGGAGTCGCACAATTGGTTCAGCTGTAAGTATCTGCTCTGTTTACTTGCTATAAGAACTAGAAATTTAGCTCTTTCTTTGTTTCTTCAGTGTTACTGTTTGTGTAACAGAGCATTTTGTCTTTGCAAATTGGCTTTCTTCATAAAATCTCATGGGAGCCATTTTTTAGTTCACCAATGGCAGCTGAAATACAGTAGTGACCTTTGTCCATATGCTGCAGTATCTGTAGATCTTGTAGGTGCTTGACTCAATGTTGTAGCTGAAGTTATCTATTGCAAAAATAAAATTGTTAGAAGATTTCTATTCTCTATTTTAATAAAGAATTGATTTATGACCAGTTTGTTGAAAGTTCATTTTATGCCGTGCCTGATTTGTCAGAGCAGTGTCTTTGTTTCTTACATACAAGTAACTTTCGTAGGGTGATGTTCCACTACAAGGCGATTTCTCTGCTGAGCACATGATTTTTGGAGGTATTCTACACATACTGCTCATTGTATCCAATTGTTGGTTTTCTACTGGATGAATAATGTGCACAAATGCTTTTTTGTCCTTGAATTTATCTGATATCCATTGATCATTCAAGCATTTCTTGTAGTTCAATCAGTTTTGCTTAAATTAAATTATGTATTAATCAATGGTGCTTCCACATTTGTTGTTTATTTATCAAGTTCTGTGTAATCACTTCGGCTTAAATGCACTGAAGTCAGTGTTACTATTAGTATTATAGTTAAGTAGTTAATGCTATTGACAGTACATGTAAACACACATTTCTTCTTTACCCTGAAACACGAACAGTTGATGGGGTTGATCCTGTTAGGCGAGAGAAGCTGATTGATCTACTAGACATTGATCTGCAATGGCGCATGCATAAAGTTTCAGACGGACAGCGCCGCAGGGTACAGATTTGCATGGGTCTTCTTCATCCATACAAGGTGACTTTATGTTAGTTTTCTTGTAGGTTATACTGGTTTACATTATTGACTACTACCCATACTATGCTGTTCTAAATACCAAGTTGGGCACGACTTGATCCGATAGTTCCTTCTTTGACTATTCTGAGCATTTCCCGATGTATTATTTTGCTTGGACAGAACAGTGGGTTCTTATACCATGCAATGACCAAAGGGTTGTGTTGGCGtaaactagtgcaatttaaagcACAGCGACACGATTAGGTGGAATTAATCTGATTGATCAATGATCTGTTGACCCAAATAAACTACCTGTTGTATCTGTCATCTTCCCCTCAAAATTAATCCTGAAGCTGCCGCTATCATGTCTTCGCTGTCAGTAAGTGTTGATTGAGTTAGAACGAGTCTGCTGTTAGTGACTTCAGTCAATTGTGCAAAGTTCTTCTCCACTGACTTCAGAGGAGAAAATGGGGTTTTCATTGATGACTCAAGATGGACGTCCGGGTATTATCCTGGAGAATTCATCAGCTTTGTGATCGATGCTACGATAGCTCTGTTATGAGTCATTTTGCAGGTGGAAGAGGAAATGTCTATTATTTAGCTAATTTGCAGTTTGACAAAGAAAGATGTATAGAGCCTAGTTTGTTTACAGGGTCACCAACATCTGGTCTGTTCCTTCGAATAAGATGTTCGTAGTTTACTTTAAACTGGGTCGTACCTAAACACATTGTTCTGAAGGTTAAATTTGGGATAATGTAGCTCTAGTACCAAAGTTTGTTTCACTAAAACATTTGATACCAATGCAGGTACTCTTGCTTGATGAAATCACCGTCGATCTTGATGTCGTGACCAGGATGGATCTCCTTGACTTCTTCAAGGAAGAGTGTGAACAGGTAACAGTTTCAGCTCCCTCTAGCTTTCTTCTCAGATATGTTTTTTCCTGATTGCATAACGCGAGTGGTTCCTTGCAGAGAGAAGCTACGATCGTCTATGCCACCCACATATTCGACGGACTTGAGACATGGGCCACCGACATCGCGTACATCCAAGAAGGCGAACTCAGGAAATCTGCGAAATACTCTGACATCGAGGAGCTAAAGACTGCCAAGAACCTGCTGTCGGTCGTGGAGTCATGGCTCAAATCTGAGACCAAGCTCCCGAAGAAAGAACCTCCGCGCGTTGAGAGCCAGCCCAGGCGCTCCTCCCCGTTCGATGCCTCCCCTTTCCGAGCGTCACGCCACATGGCCTACTACCGGTGATGATCGCCAGCACCTCTACTCCTATTCTGGTGTCATACAGCTCTGAAATATGTCATTTCATTTATGGTCATGTCCCCTTTATATGCCAATGTATCTGTATATTAAACAAGGCAAGCTTCATTACGCCTATTCATCGCATCCTTTACTGTACAAACATTAATTCAGTCCCTGTCTTCCTGTGAGAAAGTCTCCATGTATATTGCCAAAATTTCCTCGTTTATCATGAGAAAGCAAAGTGGCAAAGTGTACCTGTCTGTCTCCTCTCCATGCCCATAACTCATGTAGCCACTTCCCTGTGTGTACATTGCCAAGTCTGCAGCCAGTGTGTTCAGCTGTTCATACTCTCAATTTCTGCTCTCGTAATAAAGCTAATTATTCCATTGTGACTCTGAATAAATGTGCTACCAGTTTCGATACTCTTTGCTTGCTTGCTGTAGGGCATGTGCTCTACAGCGCGTGCAGTTGCAGGCGCCAGTTGCGGAGGAAGACGGGACGCGTTATGTGGTTGTGCTGGCTTCCGTTCCTCCGTCGCTTTCCACTTGCCACATTTGCATATCCTCTTATCTTTTTTACTAGTTCTTGCCTGTTCCAAATCAGTCTTATCCTTAATCTAATCCCTCTAACTTTAATCTAGTGATAATATATCTAAACTGACCGTGACATGCTCCACATGGAAACGAGTCAATGTGCATATGCAGGGACAGTCTCTGTCGCTGTGATTATATGTTGCCAACATGCAATCCTGACTGACATTGACTTCACTAATCACGCGAGATCGCCGGCTTAATGGTGGGATTTACTAATCAAGTAATCAGTGAGCAGATTCGTTTAGGTTTGTTTTTTGAACGAACGGCTAGCAGATGATTTCAACTTGAACACCGGCCATAGTTAGAAAATCCTTCTAGTAGTATATTATTCTTACGGTGCCTCTACATCCTCTACTCTAAACATTTTTGTGGTCTTATCTGTTGCCTTCACAAAGCACAGGTGTAATTTTCCAACTTTATCTTTGTATACGGGCATTTGATGGTTTTAGGCTTTTTTGCTGTAATGATAACacttcatataggttgtttctgtAGTTGCCAACACTTCTTTTGAGGATTGTTCCCAGGAGTGGTTGATTAGAGATAAATTTAGGGCTTTGATTCAAATGAACTCAACGAACTTTAGGGGATTTTGATCCTTACTGTCTTTGTTTCTATATAATTCATTTGATTTCGGAGTTGAAATCCATATGAATTTCCCTAAGGGCTGCATTGTAGTGTGTTTTGGAGCAACGTTTCACACCTGCTCGTTATTGCTCTCCGGTCACTACTCACTCGTCCTCCTTGCCAACGGAGTTGCTCCCCGTCCACTCAGCATTATTGTCGTCTTTCGCTGACCGGAGTTGGGTAGAGGTCGTGGGCCATTCCTTGTTGCGTGTGTCGTGCCGT includes:
- the LOC124688936 gene encoding LOW QUALITY PROTEIN: gem-associated protein 2-like (The sequence of the model RefSeq protein was modified relative to this genomic sequence to represent the inferred CDS: inserted 1 base in 1 codon); translation: KLKPFVLSLPPPXEVLAAGMMRYTRGELEALRGAPSPEAQALRWGEALAALAAAGFSGDYEALLASDEPVNRRGRRASGGGRKAAAPQFSEATEAGAWRNGDSGAHRAIGEPFDQCEGVECDEDDSDDDYDGILKPAFAVDGEPDFESGEPLDGFEYLRRVRWEANQIPRVKVAKIDLGAARKEQTPYMPEIPDIPKCSSDLCASKEWEDSFITYFSETRLTFSELDSSDEPSVSGAPKNSLKPGSSPEMQINPTLTMIRNMDAVSRATTLRNYTDMIQSFDTLSRNDCLWLFALCVTVQPPLDAETCASLRSLLRKCATILAAKTDMDDEVVMLNILMSISGRYFGQYEK
- the LOC124693548 gene encoding ABC transporter I family member 19-like, coding for MAGDEGWKRSGIEVSTLQFGYDGQAPLFARFNLRVAPGSRCLLVGANGSGKTTLLKILAGKHMVGGRDVVRVLNGSAFHDTQFVCSGDLSYLGGSWSRTIGSAGDVPLQGDFSAEHMIFGVDGVDPVRREKLIDLLDIDLQWRMHKVSDGQRRRVQICMGLLHPYKVLLLDEITVDLDVVTRMDLLDFFKEECEQREATIVYATHIFDGLETWATDIAYIQEGELRKSAKYSDIEELKTAKNLLSVVESWLKSETKLPKKEPPRVESQPRRSSPFDASPFRASRHMAYYR